A window of the Garra rufa chromosome 10, GarRuf1.0, whole genome shotgun sequence genome harbors these coding sequences:
- the LOC141344824 gene encoding CREB-regulated transcription coactivator 1-like has product MATSNNPRKFSEKIALHNQKQAEETAAFEEVMKDLSITRAARLQLQKNQYLQLGQNRGQYYGGSLPNVNQIGNTTIDLPFQTPFQNSGLDTSRTTRHHGLVDRVYRDRNRITSPHRRPLSVDKHGRQIDSCPYASVYLSPPPDTSWRRTNSDSALHQSTLNPNPQDAFAGGSQDLQPKQVLLFTMPGTGEPESDMDKEDQRQIWDHRKTTSPRPKSNKIPGINIFPSPDQEMTASLIPAAHNTGGSLPDLTNIQIPPPLPTPLDPDDSTSSLSASNSTGNLANTHMGLTSASQAQPTSTMSVQRRHENVVPLILNTDSQQHPSLQQMSPTLSPPLSLAQAVAIDAMTLEQQLAQYAFFSQPSTQTQGVGGLSQLQQNTQLPPVSGSQTQTSVGIDINTAASLQQYRCRVGSSANQSPTSPVSNQGFSPGGSPQHSSILGSVFGDAFYDQQLSPRQTSALSQQLEQFNMIENSISSNSLYTEGSTLNYSQAAMLNLTGSHGNLQDTQQLGYSSHGNIPNIILTVTGEPPLSLYKEFFNSLTGDVSFDADSQFPLDELKIDPLTLDGLHMLNDPDMVLADPATEDAFRMDRL; this is encoded by the exons ATGGCGACCTCGAATAATCCGCGAAAATTCAGCGAGAAGATCGCGTTACACAACCAGAAACAAGCGGAAGAGACAGCTGCGTTCGAGGAGGTGATGAAAGACCTGAGTATTACTCGGGCGGCCCGT TTACAATTACAGAAGAATCAGTATTTACAGCTCGGGCAGAACCGAGGGCAGTACTATGGCGGCTCTTTGCCAAACGTCAATCAGATTGGAAACACCACTATTGACCTTCCCTTTCAG ACACCTTTTCAGAATTCAGGACTGGACACAAGCAGAACAACTCGTCACCATGGGCTAGTAGACAGGGTCTATCGGGACAGGAATCGCATCACGTCGCCACACCGCAGACCCCTCTCTGTGGACAAACATGGTCGTCAA ATTGATAGCTGTCCGTATGCCTCGGTGTATCTGTCACCCCCACCTGATACCAGCTGGAGGAG GACCAACTCAGACTCTGCCCTGCACCAGAGCACTTTGAACCCAAACCCACAAGATGCATTTGCAGGAGGGTCTCAAGATTTGCAGCCAAAACAAG TTCTTCTTTTCACTATGCCAGGAACAGGGGAACCTGAAAGTGACATGGACAAGGAAGATCAAAGGCAGATATGGGATCACAGAAAG ACTACTTCACCAAGGCCCAAATCAAACAAGATACCTGGAATCAA CATATTTCCATCTCCAGATCAGGAAATGACTGCATCTCTAATCCCAGCGGCGCACAACACGGGCGGCTCTCTGCCAGACCTGACCAACATCCAGATTCCCCCTCCTCTCCCCACACCCCTGGACCCTGATGACTCCACATCCTCTCTCAGTGCCTCCAACAGCACTGGCAACCTGGCCAACACTCACATGGGCCTCACGTCGGCCAGCCAAG CCCAGCCCACATCGACAATGAGCGTTCAGCGCAGGCATGAGAATGTAGTTCCTCTGATCCTCAACACAGACTCCCAGCAGCACCCGAGTCTTCAGCAGATGTCGCCCACCCTCTCTCCTCCACTCTCTCTAGCACAG GCGGTGGCGATAGACGCCATGACGCTGGAGCAGCAGTTGGCTCAGTATGCTTTCTTCAGTCAGCCGTCCACACAGACGCAGGGGGTCGGTGGGCTTTCTCAGCTCCAGCAGAACACCCAGCTGCCACCTGTCTCAGGCAGCCAGACACAAACCTCTGTGGGCATTGATATCAACACG GCTGCTTCCCTCCAGCAGTACCGCTGTAGGGTGGGGTCTTCGGCCAATCAGTCTCCAACCTCTCCGGTCTCCAATCAAGGCTTCTCTCCGGGGGGCTCGCCTCAA CACTCATCCATTCTCGGAAGTGTCTTTGGCGATGCCTTTTACGACCAGCAGCTGTCCCCTCGGCAGACCAGCGCTTTGTCTCAGCAG CTGGAGCAGTTCAACATGATTGAGAATTCCATCAGCTCAAACAGTCTGTACACTGAGGGATCCACTCTAAACTACTCTCAAGCTGCGATGCTCAACCTCACCGGGAGCCACGGGAACCTGCAGGACACGCAGCAGCTAGGCTACAGCAGCCATGGGAACATCCCCAACATCATTCTCACAG TTACAGGAGAACCCCCCCTGAGCCTATACAAAGAGTTCTTCAACTCTCTGACAGGTGACGTGAGCTTTGACGCAGATTCCCAGTTCCCTCTGGATGAGCTGAAAATCGATCCGCTGACGCTGGATGGCCTGCACATGCTCAACGATCCAGACATGGTTTTGGCCGACCCCGCGACAGAAGACGCTTTCCGGATGGACAGGCTGTAA
- the gdf15 gene encoding bone morphogenetic protein 4 has product MQNSVAQCFLLSVGAVIFSSCLRESTAQREHEETYKGLQLEALKSIILEYLGMDAPPGPGGRASHKDLVRMYRQYRRIRYLLKGNSSEEQPLQPAKRASTVLFPTTVHPLNSTMDSKQQWFRAAFYKNSRIKTGVNLKHARLQIKRPHIGKITPGQPWLSKDVVVRIHKPPGFHTETVFHTGDLSSRDVRLDLTVVVGKWLKDTSAELLVVEICLKKQEVSTQSTPQLVLQLDQAARRRNKRALSTREESVEDEGHCRRKSLNVSFKDIGWSDWVIAPSGYTMHYCDGSCPHNYKPASMHTQVKSRLHLISKGTTPGPCCVPAAYEPMVLMHYDSRGKLKLTPFNDLIVSKCHCA; this is encoded by the exons ATGCAGAACTCAGTGGCACAGTGCTTTCTCCTTTCTGTTGGGGCTGTTATTTTTAGCTCTTGTCTCAGAGAGTCTACAGCTCAACGGGAGCATGAGGAAACGTACAAGGGCCTGCAGCTTGAGGCTCTGAAGAGCATTATTCTGGAGTACCTGGGGATGGATGCACCACCTGGGCCTGGGGGAAGAGCCTCTCATAAGGACCTGGTCAGGATGTACCGTCAGTATAGGAGAATAAGATACTTGCTTAAAGGCAATTCCAGTGAAGAACAGCCGCTTCAGCCTGCAAAAAGAGCCTCTACGGTGCTCTTTCCCACTACAG TTCATCCTCTGAATTCCACCATGGATTCCAAGCAGCAGTGGTTCAGAGCTGCTTTCTACAAAAACTCACGCATTAAAACTGGAGTCAACCTTAAACATGCAAGGCTGCAAATTAAAAGACCACACATAGGCAAAATTACACCGGGCCAGCCGTGGCTCTCAAAAGACGTTGTGGTTAGAATTCATAAACCTCCTGGTTTCCATACAGAGACTGTATTTCACACAGGGGACTTGAGCTCTCGGGATGTTAGGTTGGATTTGACCGTTGTGGTTGGCAAGTGGCTTAAAGACACGAGTGCTGAGCTTTTAGTTGTTGAAATTTGCCTTAAAAAACAAGAAGTGAGTACACAATCCACGCCTCAGCTTGTTTTACAACTCGACCAAGCAGCAAGGAGAAGAAACAAGAGAGCTCTGTCTACAAGAGAGGAAAGCGTCGAGGACGAAGGACACTGCAGGCGAAAGTCTTTAAATGTTTCCTTCAAAGACATCGGCTGGTCAGACTGGGTTATCGCTCCCTCAGGCTACACGATGCATTACTGCGATGGTTCCTGCCCACATAATTATAAACCTGCCAGTATGCATACGCAGGTGAAGTCTCGTCTGCATCTCATATCCAAAGGAACAACACCTGGGCCTTGCTGCGTTCCAGCTGCATATGAGCCAATGGTTCTCATGCACTATGACAGTCGCGGAAAGTTGAAGCTCACGCCTTTCAACGACTTGATAGTTAGTAAATGCCACTGTGCATGA